CCGATTTTAATGATTATAAGGTTTTCAATTGTtgaaatacttttttatttatttcaccttttagttttttgattaaatgattatttttcgCGTTATATAGTTTGTGTCTCTGTGCGTGTGTTTTTGAAATGATTGTTTAATTTCTtcctttaattattattctttcTGTATAATTGGTTCTGGTGTCTTGATTTTCATTATtgtattcatataaatattatacgAGGAAAATCGAACTGTGTAATCATAGAAACGATCCGAATCTTATCTTAATCCTTTAGAATAGATTGAATGCGATTTTATTAACCTTGGGTTTTCCTGATTTAATGGACATGAatgtagagaaaaaaaaaacagagagtATTCGTATGGGAAGCTCATCTCAAATTTAGGTAACACGATAATAGacgatattaaattttatatatatctgAGGCCACTGGACATTGAATTCTGATCACTGAATGTAAGATTTAGCTGTTTGATTTTGTTGCTTTTAAGTATATCAGGGACAAGAACTGTTTCTCTAATTACATTACTGTTTTTTTTGGATATTTGGAATAAATGTTTCTTTGATATTCATCAATGAAGGTAAAAGCAAATGATTGGCAATTGGAATGCCAAAACTTTTTAGTGACTGACTTTTGTTCTTTGAGCAAAGTAGCAAGCAGATGctaattaaatacataatttagttgaatgttaattacaatattagttattttgattTCAGTTATTTCATGAAATGCCAAGGTATTATTTGGTACTTGTTTTTCAGAGTTGAAAAATGCAAGATGAATAAAATAGGTAATCGTTATTCAGCTTCCATGTGCAACGAAATGAAGAAACGAGATTATCCAAAGAATCTTCAAAGTCGAAATGATGCAGTAGGAGGTGATCTTTGGACAGATGGACTTATTTGTGCTTTTGAATATGTTAAAGGCCAAGGTAAAAGAGGCCAGCCAAAATCAGGTGCAAAGGTCTTGTCTGCACAATATAGTTTGAAAGAAGCTTCTAGAAGACGGATCTATGCTAATGAACCTGAAAATGTTAATTCTAACAATTTAGCTAAATCTCCACCCTTGAAAGACTCCGCAGTCACAGTTAAAGATGCATCATATGTAACCCAGGATCTCAATCCCGGGGAAGAGTTCCCAAGAGCTTATTGGGAACCAATTGGTTGGGACAGAGTTTATCAACTAGTCCAGATGCTACAAGCTGATGATGGATGGGGCTCCCAGCCTATTGAGCTCACAGAGAATGAAGATGAAGTGACTGTTACAGATTTAGCAGCACCTTATTGGGAAAGGCCAGTTGGTCCAACTTGGTGGTGTCATGTTGCGGCAGATCACCCATCTATAAATGCATGGCTAAGTACTGCTCAGTGGTTGCATCCTGCTATCAGTGTTGCTTTGCGAGACGAAAGTACACTGATAAGTGAGCGTATGAAGCACCTATTTTATGAGGTATACTCACTTTCTTAAGACTGAGATTAAGCAAGATGGTCACTAGTCTAAACCTTATTCTTTCATATATATTCGCAGGTTCCTGTCATAGTTGCTGGTGGACTGTTATTTGAGTTGTTGGGACAATCAGCTGGTGATCCTTTAgctgaagaagatgacattccCA
The window above is part of the Gossypium raimondii isolate GPD5lz chromosome 9, ASM2569854v1, whole genome shotgun sequence genome. Proteins encoded here:
- the LOC105798085 gene encoding uncharacterized protein LOC105798085 isoform X4, whose product is MKCQGIIWYLFFRVEKCKMNKIGNRYSASMCNEMKKRDYPKNLQSRNDAVGGDLWTDGLICAFEYVKGQGKRGQPKSGAKVLSAQYSLKEASRRRIYANEPENVNSNNLAKSPPLKDSAVTVKDASYVTQDLNPGEEFPRAYWEPIGWDRVYQLVQMLQADDGWGSQPIELTENEDEVTVTDLAAPYWERPVGPTWWCHVAADHPSINAWLSTAQWLHPAISVALRDESTLISERMKHLFYEVPVIVAGGLLFELLGQSAGDPLAEEDDIPIVLRSWHAQNFLITALHIKGSASNINVLGIAEVQEMLIAGATNIPRTIHEVIAHLTCRLARWDDRLFRKSIFGEADEVELKFMNRRNHEDLHLFTIILNQEIRRLSTQVIRVKWSLHAREEIVFELLQHLRGNAARSLLHGVRKSTREMISEQEAVRGRLFTIQDVMQSTVRAWLQKSHCYT
- the LOC105798085 gene encoding uncharacterized protein LOC105798085 isoform X5, with the protein product MKCQGIIWYLFFRVEKCKMNKIGNRYSASMCNEMKKRDYPKNLQSRNDAVGGDLWTDGLICAFEYVKGQGKRGQPKSGAKVLSAQYSLKEASRRRIYANEPENVNSNNLAKSPPLKDSAVTVKDASYVTQDLNPGEEFPRAYWEPIGWDRVYQLVQMLQADDGWGSQPIELTENEDEVTVTDLAAPYWERPVGPTWWCHVAADHPSINAWLSTAQWLHPAISVALRDESTLISERMKHLFYEVPVIVAGGLLFELLGQSAGDPLAEEDDIPIVLRSWHAQNFLITALHIKGSASNINVLGIAEVQEMLIAGATNIPRTIHEVIAHLTCRLARWDDRLFRKSIFGEADEVELKFMNRRNHEDLHLFTIILNQEIRRLSTQVIRVKWSLHAREEIVFELLQHLRGNAARSLLHGVRKSTREMISEQEAVRGRLFTIQDVMQSTVRAWLQE